Proteins encoded in a region of the Mucilaginibacter sabulilitoris genome:
- a CDS encoding NAD kinase, translating into MKIAVYGRPFNDPSVIPYIQQVFDNLAHHGAEIYVHHQLNEYLLDKINTVTYSVLENTDSLKGFIDLFLTLGGDGTLLDMVTVIRDSYIPVVGINFGRLGFLASINKSDITAAIHAVVNKQFTLDCRELLTIDSTLKIFGDDNFALNDVTIHKRDDAAMIITHVFLNDEFLNSYWGDGIIISTSTGSTAYSLSCGGPIIFPQSNSIVVTPVSPHNLNVRPIILPDNSKLCFEVESRSANYLVSCDSRVATLDETVKFHVQKADFQLNLVRLNNESYLTTLRNKLLWGLDARNY; encoded by the coding sequence ATGAAGATAGCAGTTTACGGCAGACCGTTTAATGATCCATCTGTAATACCATATATTCAGCAGGTATTTGATAACCTGGCCCATCATGGCGCCGAAATATATGTCCATCACCAGCTTAACGAATACCTGCTCGATAAAATAAACACCGTTACGTATAGTGTTCTCGAGAACACCGATTCGTTAAAAGGCTTTATTGATTTATTTTTAACGTTGGGCGGGGATGGTACTCTGCTTGATATGGTAACCGTTATCCGCGATTCGTACATACCAGTGGTGGGTATTAACTTTGGCAGGCTTGGTTTTTTGGCGAGTATAAATAAAAGCGATATTACCGCTGCCATACACGCCGTGGTTAACAAGCAATTTACTCTTGATTGCCGTGAATTGCTCACTATAGATTCAACGCTGAAAATTTTTGGAGATGATAATTTCGCGCTTAATGATGTAACTATTCATAAACGCGATGATGCGGCCATGATCATTACCCACGTGTTTTTAAATGATGAGTTTTTAAACTCATACTGGGGCGACGGTATTATTATTTCTACCTCAACCGGGTCAACAGCTTATTCTTTAAGTTGCGGTGGCCCTATTATTTTCCCCCAGTCAAATAGTATAGTGGTAACGCCGGTGTCGCCTCATAATTTAAACGTGCGGCCAATTATATTGCCCGATAACAGTAAGCTTTGTTTCGAGGTGGAGAGCCGCAGTGCAAATTATTTGGTTTCGTGCGATTCGCGGGTGGCTACTTTAGATGAAACCGTAAAATTTCATGTTCAAAAAGCCGATTTTCAGCTAAATTTGGTACGTTTAAATAATGAAAGTTATTTAACCACGTTAAGAAACAAATTATTATGGGGTCTTGATGCCCGTAATTATTAA
- the porG gene encoding type IX secretion system protein PorG, translating into MSKFAALILLLFISCHLQAQTWEVGGAFGGAGYIGDLNPNNPVKVSGAVGSLFVKRNFNGYLSAKLNFAYGKISAADSSSSSQQFRNRNLSFNDPIKELSLIGEFNFMKYIPDAGPNKYTPYIYTGFGLSAFAPRTVYKGKTHSLRNLRTEGQSVAYAKTTLVIPYGVGIKYNFNTKWTVAGDIGYRYTFTDYLDDVSGVYARPDQLPSTFARQMADRSGEKTNHYLGEPGSQRGDFKPRDTYFFIGVTISYTFVTQNCYF; encoded by the coding sequence ATGTCTAAATTTGCAGCACTAATACTCCTTTTATTTATTTCATGTCATTTGCAGGCGCAAACCTGGGAGGTTGGCGGTGCTTTTGGCGGTGCTGGCTATATAGGCGACCTTAATCCTAACAATCCAGTTAAGGTAAGCGGTGCCGTGGGTAGTTTATTTGTAAAGCGAAACTTTAACGGTTATTTGTCAGCAAAATTAAATTTTGCTTATGGTAAAATAAGCGCTGCCGATAGTAGCTCCAGCAGCCAGCAATTTCGCAACCGTAATTTAAGTTTTAATGATCCTATTAAGGAACTAAGCCTTATTGGTGAGTTTAACTTTATGAAATATATACCCGATGCGGGCCCCAATAAATATACACCCTATATATATACAGGTTTTGGATTGTCGGCCTTTGCTCCGCGTACAGTTTATAAGGGTAAAACCCATAGCCTCAGAAATTTAAGAACCGAAGGACAGTCTGTGGCTTATGCTAAAACCACGCTGGTAATTCCATATGGCGTAGGCATAAAATACAATTTCAATACCAAATGGACGGTGGCTGGCGATATTGGTTACAGATATACCTTCACAGATTATCTGGATGATGTGAGTGGGGTATATGCCCGTCCTGATCAGCTTCCAAGCACTTTTGCAAGACAAATGGCAGACCGGTCTGGCGAAAAAACAAACCATTATCTTGGTGAGCCCGGCTCACAACGCGGCGACTTCAAGCCGCGCGATACTTACTTTTTTATTGGGGTAACCATCTCTTATACCTTCGTTACACAGAATTGTTATTTTTAA
- a CDS encoding ExbD/TolR family protein, whose translation MAELNSSPQKASGTRGRKKMNVRVDLTAMVDLAFLLITFFMLTTTLSKSKAMDIAMPVGEGSAVPASRSFTVCLGKNSQVMWYLGELKNPVIAPTVTNFNKDGIRKALFETSKMVHDNTGKGMIVVVKPSDHSVYKDLVNVIDELNITDMQTYAIVDIDRHDTDALKQKDVY comes from the coding sequence ATGGCCGAATTAAATTCTTCCCCACAAAAAGCAAGCGGCACACGCGGCCGAAAAAAAATGAATGTAAGGGTTGACCTTACTGCTATGGTTGATCTGGCATTTCTGCTGATCACCTTTTTTATGCTCACCACAACATTATCAAAATCAAAGGCTATGGATATAGCCATGCCCGTTGGAGAAGGTAGCGCCGTTCCGGCAAGTCGCAGCTTTACAGTATGCCTGGGTAAAAACAGCCAGGTAATGTGGTACCTTGGTGAGCTGAAAAATCCGGTAATCGCTCCAACTGTTACCAATTTTAATAAAGACGGCATTCGCAAGGCTTTATTTGAAACCAGTAAAATGGTTCATGATAATACCGGCAAGGGTATGATAGTGGTGGTAAAGCCATCTGACCATTCGGTGTATAAAGATCTGGTTAACGTTATAGACGAGCTTAATATAACCGATATGCAAACTTATGCTATTGTTGATATTGACAGGCATGACACCGATGCCCTGAAACAAAAAGACGTTTATTAA
- a CDS encoding isoprenyl transferase yields the protein MGYLDQIDLLRLPKHVAIIMDGNGRWAKGRGKLRMFGHHNGVTSVRDVVEGADKLGIKYITLYTFSSENWNRPKLEVMAIMELMVSTIHKEIAGFMKNNIKLNAIGDLEMLPNRCYKELHSAIETTAGNTGVVLTLALSYGSRGEIVHAAKRIAAKVKSGELDLDDVTEEVFERNLFTSDMPDPELLIRTSGEYRISNYLLWQIAYAELYFTPKLWPDFRKEDLYEAILDYQKRERRFGMTSEQVN from the coding sequence ATGGGATATTTGGATCAGATTGATTTGTTAAGACTACCGAAGCATGTTGCCATAATCATGGACGGCAATGGCCGATGGGCAAAGGGAAGAGGCAAATTAAGAATGTTTGGCCATCATAACGGGGTAACATCCGTTAGGGATGTGGTTGAAGGCGCTGATAAATTAGGTATAAAATATATAACGTTATACACTTTTTCGTCCGAAAACTGGAACCGTCCGAAACTCGAGGTTATGGCTATTATGGAGCTCATGGTAAGTACTATCCATAAAGAAATAGCCGGTTTCATGAAAAATAACATCAAGCTAAATGCCATCGGCGATCTTGAAATGTTGCCGAACCGGTGTTACAAGGAACTTCACAGCGCTATAGAAACTACTGCAGGTAATACCGGCGTAGTGCTTACTCTTGCATTAAGTTATGGCTCACGCGGCGAAATTGTGCATGCCGCCAAAAGGATTGCTGCAAAAGTAAAGAGCGGCGAGCTTGACCTCGATGATGTTACCGAAGAAGTTTTTGAAAGAAATTTATTCACAAGCGATATGCCCGATCCTGAATTATTGATCAGAACAAGCGGCGAATATCGTATAAGTAATTATTTATTATGGCAAATTGCCTATGCTGAATTGTATTTTACGCCTAAATTATGGCCCGATTTCAGAAAGGAAGATTTGTACGAAGCTATACTTGATTACCAGAAAAGGGAGCGCCGTTTTGGTATGACAAGCGAGCAAGTTAACTAA
- the bamA gene encoding outer membrane protein assembly factor BamA, which translates to MYKFLFAILLSVFGTVAMAQVSNVPRSTLTKSIPADSLSYLNPRDYIIGGISVSGAKYLDKDILIQLSKLTKGDRINLPGERNAEVIKTLYSQGLFDDVQLNITKINQDTIYLEIAVSERPRLSRMHITGIRKGEIEDVQKKLNDRTGKIVNENLINTTTAIIKKHFGEKGFLNTTVKLTQRKDPGDANSVILDVAIDKKTKVKINEVVFEGNKAFSDKKLKKFLKKTREKKWYNLFGSKKFKQDKYEEDKQSLVESMQGKGYRDAEIISDSVWSHDATTVNVKIKVYEGPKYYFGDVKWSGNAKYSTDILNRILHIKKGDVFSEDELNKRLVGPTPNNDDVSSLYLNDGYLTYTADPVQVKVYSDTVDLDIRVYEGPQYTINRVSLKGNDVTNDKVVMREIQTKPGQKFNKELLIRSSREIGQLGNFDEQKTEPKPVNINPQDGTVDLVYNVVEKPSDQIELSGGFGGGQLVGTLGLTFNNFSLRNIFNLKAYKPLPKGDGQKLSLRGQSSGRTYQNFSFTFSEPWLGGKKPIYFALSAYTQGSSTGQYYPKTSPYYNNLRINGVGVTLGKRLKWPDNYFQLNYSLNVDHYNLDNYTGYLFTNGTSYNIKLTQELTRNSIDAPIFPTQGSNIKFTIQATPPYSLFNNINYKIATPEERYHFVEYYKFKYDAQWFSKLVGKFVLMSQVRFGFLGMYNKDVGPSPFERFKLGGDGMQSYQFLQGSEIIGLRGYQNFSIVPEGSTEDQNTNTGSTIYNKYTLELRHPVIASQSATIFLLAFAEGGNVWNNFSQFNPFNVRRSVGVGARIFLPIFGLLGLDYGYGFDKIPGQPDANRGQFHFTISQSLSGGFN; encoded by the coding sequence ATGTATAAATTTCTTTTTGCTATTCTTCTCTCTGTTTTTGGTACTGTGGCTATGGCCCAGGTTTCCAATGTGCCGAGATCAACACTGACAAAATCAATACCGGCTGATAGTTTAAGTTATCTTAATCCCCGGGATTATATTATTGGAGGTATTTCTGTTAGTGGTGCAAAGTATCTGGATAAAGATATTTTGATACAGCTTTCGAAACTAACCAAAGGCGATCGTATCAACTTACCCGGCGAACGTAATGCCGAAGTTATAAAAACGCTATACTCACAGGGCTTATTTGATGATGTACAATTAAACATTACAAAAATTAACCAGGACACTATTTACCTGGAAATTGCTGTTTCTGAACGACCGCGGTTATCGCGCATGCACATAACGGGTATACGCAAGGGCGAAATTGAGGATGTTCAGAAAAAACTGAACGACAGGACAGGGAAAATCGTAAATGAAAATTTAATAAACACTACTACTGCTATTATTAAAAAGCATTTTGGCGAAAAAGGCTTTTTAAATACTACTGTTAAACTCACACAACGTAAAGATCCGGGTGATGCTAATAGCGTGATACTGGATGTGGCCATTGATAAAAAAACCAAAGTAAAAATAAACGAAGTGGTTTTTGAAGGGAACAAAGCCTTTAGCGACAAAAAGCTAAAGAAGTTTTTGAAAAAAACCCGCGAAAAGAAATGGTATAATTTATTTGGTTCTAAAAAATTCAAACAGGATAAATACGAAGAAGATAAACAAAGCCTGGTTGAATCAATGCAGGGCAAAGGATACCGTGATGCCGAAATTATTAGTGATTCGGTATGGAGCCATGATGCTACCACCGTTAATGTAAAAATTAAGGTATATGAGGGCCCTAAATACTATTTTGGCGATGTAAAATGGTCTGGCAATGCCAAATATTCGACAGATATATTAAACAGGATATTGCATATTAAAAAGGGTGATGTTTTTAGTGAAGATGAACTAAACAAAAGGCTGGTAGGGCCAACACCTAATAATGATGACGTATCATCACTTTATTTAAATGATGGCTACTTAACCTATACCGCAGATCCTGTGCAGGTAAAGGTATACAGCGATACCGTTGACCTGGATATACGAGTATATGAAGGCCCGCAGTACACCATAAACCGTGTAAGCTTAAAAGGTAACGACGTAACTAACGATAAAGTGGTTATGCGCGAAATACAAACCAAACCAGGCCAAAAATTCAATAAAGAGCTATTGATCCGCAGTTCACGCGAAATTGGCCAATTGGGTAACTTTGATGAACAAAAAACAGAGCCTAAACCGGTTAACATCAATCCGCAAGATGGAACGGTTGATTTGGTTTATAACGTCGTTGAAAAACCTTCAGATCAGATAGAATTGTCAGGTGGTTTCGGTGGCGGACAATTGGTAGGTACTTTAGGTCTTACCTTTAATAACTTCTCGTTAAGGAATATTTTCAACCTTAAAGCTTATAAACCACTTCCAAAAGGCGACGGACAAAAACTGAGCCTCAGGGGCCAGTCAAGCGGCAGAACCTACCAGAACTTCTCGTTCACTTTCTCTGAGCCGTGGTTGGGTGGTAAAAAGCCAATATACTTCGCGTTATCTGCTTATACACAAGGTAGTTCAACGGGGCAGTATTATCCTAAAACAAGCCCTTACTATAATAACCTGCGTATAAACGGTGTTGGTGTAACTTTGGGTAAACGTTTAAAATGGCCTGATAATTATTTCCAGTTAAACTACTCATTGAACGTTGATCATTATAATCTGGATAACTATACCGGTTACCTGTTTACCAATGGTACATCATATAATATCAAGTTGACCCAGGAATTGACCCGTAACTCTATTGATGCGCCAATTTTCCCAACGCAGGGTTCAAATATTAAATTCACCATACAGGCAACGCCACCATATTCGTTGTTTAACAATATCAATTACAAGATCGCTACTCCAGAAGAGCGTTATCACTTCGTAGAGTATTATAAATTTAAATATGATGCGCAGTGGTTCTCTAAACTGGTTGGTAAATTTGTGCTGATGTCGCAGGTAAGGTTTGGCTTCCTGGGCATGTATAATAAAGATGTAGGCCCATCTCCGTTTGAACGCTTTAAATTGGGTGGTGACGGTATGCAGAGCTATCAGTTTTTACAGGGTAGCGAAATCATCGGGTTAAGGGGTTATCAAAACTTCTCCATAGTGCCTGAAGGATCAACCGAAGATCAGAACACAAACACAGGTAGTACCATTTATAATAAATATACACTCGAGTTACGTCACCCGGTTATTGCGAGCCAGTCGGCAACTATATTCTTACTGGCCTTTGCCGAAGGTGGTAACGTTTGGAACAACTTTAGCCAGTTCAATCCGTTTAACGTAAGGCGTTCGGTAGGTGTTGGCGCGAGAATATTTTTACCTATATTTGGATTGCTTGGATTAGATTATGGCTACGGATTTGATAAAATACCAGGTCAGCCCGACGCAAATAGGGGGCAGTTCCATTTTACAATTTCTCAGAGTTTATCCGGCGGATTTAATTAA
- a CDS encoding OmpH family outer membrane protein has translation MKKIILIAFLTLTAITGAYAQRFAYVDSEYILKHMPEYASSQKQLAALSDQWQKEVDGKFQEIDRLYKAYQADQVLMTADMKKRREAEIVDKEKAAKDFQRQKFGPDGELSQKSNSLIKPIQDRVSKAVQAVAEGDNLDMIFDKNSEVMMLYANPRYDKSADVITRLGLKPGVFAK, from the coding sequence ATGAAGAAGATAATTTTAATAGCGTTTTTAACGTTAACAGCAATTACAGGAGCTTACGCGCAACGTTTTGCTTACGTTGATTCGGAATATATATTAAAACATATGCCCGAATATGCTTCATCACAAAAGCAGCTGGCAGCATTATCTGATCAGTGGCAAAAGGAAGTAGACGGTAAATTCCAGGAGATTGACCGGCTGTACAAAGCATACCAGGCCGACCAGGTTTTAATGACGGCTGATATGAAAAAGCGCCGTGAGGCCGAAATTGTTGATAAAGAAAAGGCCGCCAAGGATTTTCAGCGTCAGAAATTCGGGCCCGATGGCGAACTTTCACAAAAGAGTAATTCTTTGATTAAACCAATCCAGGATCGTGTGTCTAAAGCAGTACAAGCAGTTGCCGAAGGCGATAACCTGGACATGATATTTGATAAAAACAGCGAAGTAATGATGCTGTATGCTAATCCACGCTATGATAAAAGCGCAGATGTTATAACACGTTTAGGGTTAAAACCCGGAGTATTTGCTAAATAA
- a CDS encoding OmpH family outer membrane protein has product MKKLFKVALVAVGILFAGNFANAQTKIGHINFNQLIDMMPETKTVTAQMQAYQKTFIDQLTTMNNEYTTKGQEFQKSSATMTDAIRTSKGQELQDIQKRMQDYQNNAQQQVDAKRQELGKPLIDKATAAVNAVAKEKGYAYVLDSSQVSLLVSPDADDLMAAVKLKLGLK; this is encoded by the coding sequence ATGAAAAAACTATTTAAAGTTGCCTTAGTTGCAGTGGGTATTTTATTTGCGGGCAACTTTGCCAATGCGCAGACCAAAATTGGCCACATTAATTTCAATCAGTTGATTGATATGATGCCGGAAACTAAGACAGTAACCGCTCAGATGCAGGCTTATCAAAAAACTTTTATTGATCAGCTTACTACCATGAATAATGAGTATACTACAAAAGGTCAGGAGTTTCAAAAAAGCAGTGCTACCATGACCGATGCTATCCGTACTTCAAAAGGTCAGGAATTGCAGGATATACAAAAACGTATGCAGGATTATCAAAACAACGCACAGCAACAGGTTGACGCCAAAAGACAAGAATTAGGCAAACCACTTATTGATAAAGCTACGGCTGCTGTAAATGCCGTTGCTAAAGAAAAAGGCTATGCTTATGTATTAGATTCATCACAAGTTAGTTTGCTGGTATCTCCGGATGCTGACGACTTGATGGCAGCCGTAAAACTTAAATTAGGATTAAAATAA
- the murI gene encoding glutamate racemase, which translates to MHQPIGIFDSGFGGLTVFKSIIEQLPDYDYIYIGDNARAPYGNRSFNTIHQYTWECVQWLFEQGCPLVILACNTASAKALRTIQQQDLKITDPAKRVLGVIRSTAEVIGDYTKTKEIGVLGTKGTVQSGSYLMEIQHFFPDIKVYQQACPLWVPLIENGEYNQPGADYFVKLYLDQVMEQSPNIDTILLACTHYPLIQEKIEANLPAHVKVVAQGDIVAKSLVDYLQRHPEMETKLSKNGTSEFYTTTDDTADFDHHASMFFSAPVKSTFISANDLVKC; encoded by the coding sequence ATGCATCAACCTATCGGTATTTTTGACTCGGGTTTCGGCGGTCTCACTGTTTTCAAATCAATTATAGAACAGCTTCCGGATTATGATTATATATACATAGGCGATAACGCACGCGCGCCTTACGGTAACCGCTCGTTCAATACTATTCATCAGTACACCTGGGAGTGTGTTCAATGGCTTTTTGAGCAGGGTTGCCCATTGGTTATACTCGCCTGTAATACCGCGTCGGCGAAAGCCCTGCGCACCATTCAGCAGCAAGACCTGAAAATAACCGACCCGGCAAAAAGAGTACTGGGTGTAATACGTTCCACAGCCGAGGTTATAGGCGATTATACAAAAACAAAGGAAATAGGGGTTCTGGGTACAAAAGGTACCGTACAGTCAGGTTCATATCTGATGGAAATACAGCATTTTTTTCCTGATATAAAAGTTTATCAGCAAGCCTGCCCGTTATGGGTACCACTTATTGAAAACGGAGAATATAATCAACCTGGCGCCGATTATTTTGTGAAATTATACCTGGATCAGGTTATGGAGCAATCACCCAATATTGATACCATATTACTTGCATGTACGCATTATCCTCTGATACAGGAAAAAATAGAAGCTAACCTCCCTGCACATGTTAAGGTTGTGGCGCAAGGCGACATTGTGGCCAAAAGTCTTGTCGATTACCTGCAGCGACATCCAGAAATGGAAACAAAACTGAGCAAAAACGGTACCAGCGAGTTTTACACCACAACTGATGATACAGCCGATTTTGATCATCACGCCTCCATGTTTTTTTCTGCACCTGTAAAATCAACCTTCATATCGGCCAATGACCTGGTGAAGTGCTGA
- a CDS encoding complex I subunit 1/NuoH family protein, producing the protein MNSYIIYFVVAVGLFSFSAFFALFGVYAERKISAFIQDRLGPTETGKFGSLQTLADILKMIQKELIIPAAADKWLFMLAPAVIFIAVYMGFAALPWAPGLIPSKINLGIYYIFAIISVETLGILMAGWGSNNKYSILGAMRSAAQIISYEIPAGFAIISVVMIAQTLDLQQVAVQQGVLAGEKIKFAGFWDVSSIGGFFSWNIFRAPHLIIAFVIYFIASLAESNRAPFDIPEAESELVAGFHTEFTGIRFALVFLAEYSMMFLVSMIGVILFLGAWNTPLPNIGSVHLATWTTGMAWGILWVSLKTLALVGVQMWIRWTLPRFRVDQLMNLCWKVLTPMAFLCMLISGAWRLWLM; encoded by the coding sequence TTGAATTCTTATATTATATATTTTGTTGTAGCTGTTGGGTTGTTTAGTTTTTCGGCCTTTTTTGCGCTGTTTGGTGTTTATGCCGAGCGTAAAATTTCAGCATTTATTCAAGACAGGCTTGGCCCTACCGAAACGGGTAAGTTTGGTTCGCTACAAACCCTGGCCGATATATTGAAGATGATCCAGAAAGAGCTGATCATACCGGCAGCTGCTGATAAATGGCTGTTTATGCTGGCTCCGGCGGTAATTTTTATTGCCGTTTATATGGGCTTTGCCGCCCTGCCCTGGGCGCCGGGCCTTATCCCCTCAAAAATAAACCTGGGTATATACTATATTTTTGCTATCATATCTGTAGAAACCCTCGGCATCCTGATGGCGGGCTGGGGATCTAATAATAAATATTCTATTTTAGGCGCAATGCGCTCCGCAGCACAGATCATTTCGTATGAGATACCCGCCGGTTTTGCTATTATATCCGTAGTAATGATAGCTCAAACGCTCGATTTGCAGCAGGTAGCCGTGCAACAAGGTGTTTTAGCCGGGGAGAAAATAAAGTTTGCCGGTTTTTGGGATGTATCATCAATAGGTGGTTTTTTTAGCTGGAACATATTCCGGGCGCCGCACCTGATCATCGCGTTTGTTATTTATTTCATCGCCTCACTGGCCGAAAGTAACAGGGCTCCGTTTGATATACCCGAAGCAGAATCCGAACTGGTAGCAGGTTTCCATACCGAATTTACAGGCATCAGGTTCGCGCTGGTATTTTTGGCCGAATATTCCATGATGTTCCTGGTATCTATGATAGGGGTGATTTTGTTTTTAGGTGCCTGGAATACACCACTGCCTAATATAGGATCAGTACATTTGGCTACCTGGACAACTGGCATGGCCTGGGGTATTTTATGGGTAAGCCTTAAGACACTTGCATTGGTTGGCGTACAAATGTGGATCAGGTGGACATTACCCCGTTTTCGGGTTGACCAGCTCATGAACCTTTGCTGGAAAGTATTAACCCCGATGGCATTTTTATGCATGCTGATATCGGGCGCGTGGCGGCTGTGGCTGATGTGA
- a CDS encoding 4Fe-4S binding protein encodes MFKRVISGFTTAWKGLTLTVKHLFASNADRKIITVSDSNYFKQLEGTNTIQYPKQELPVPEVGRYQLDVEMDDCIVCDLCAKVCPVNCIDIESIKATEAIGQTSDGTTKRLYAAKFDIDMAKCMYCGLCTIVCPTECITMTNQYDKTVFQLSDLTYQFSDMSPEDAAEKRALFDKQQAEKQAAKLAAMQKKEGGA; translated from the coding sequence ATGTTTAAAAGAGTAATTAGCGGCTTCACTACTGCATGGAAAGGTTTAACCCTTACCGTGAAGCATCTGTTTGCATCAAACGCTGACCGGAAGATTATTACTGTGAGCGACAGCAATTACTTTAAACAACTGGAAGGCACCAATACTATACAATATCCCAAACAAGAGCTACCTGTGCCCGAAGTGGGCCGTTATCAACTGGATGTGGAAATGGATGATTGCATAGTATGCGATTTGTGTGCCAAAGTATGTCCGGTTAATTGTATTGATATTGAATCGATAAAAGCTACGGAAGCCATTGGGCAAACATCCGATGGTACAACCAAGCGTTTATATGCTGCTAAGTTTGATATTGATATGGCCAAGTGTATGTATTGCGGCTTGTGTACCATTGTGTGCCCTACGGAATGCATCACCATGACTAACCAGTATGATAAAACGGTGTTTCAATTAAGCGATCTTACTTACCAGTTTTCAGATATGTCGCCCGAAGACGCTGCTGAAAAACGCGCACTATTTGATAAACAGCAAGCCGAAAAACAGGCGGCTAAGCTGGCGGCCATGCAAAAGAAGGAGGGAGGAGCATGA
- a CDS encoding NADH-quinone oxidoreductase subunit J family protein, which translates to MTLIRILFYFLSLIAIASALYAAASKNLVRSIFVFFITLFSLAGLYVLALADFVAVTQVVIYVGGILVLILFAFMLSGKETLNVLQKQEGRFLSINKLPALLLAGLFFIVLINVVFKADADNLQWVKESISLKNEITPNVVMIDNIGVNLMTRYLLPFEAISVLLLMALVGAAHLSRKEGKV; encoded by the coding sequence ATGACTTTGATCCGGATACTCTTTTATTTCCTGAGCCTTATTGCCATTGCCTCGGCTTTATACGCGGCTGCCAGCAAGAACCTGGTGCGAAGTATATTTGTATTTTTTATAACTCTTTTTTCATTAGCTGGATTATATGTGCTGGCCTTGGCCGATTTTGTGGCCGTAACCCAGGTAGTGATATACGTAGGGGGCATATTAGTACTCATCCTTTTTGCTTTTATGTTATCGGGTAAAGAAACATTGAATGTTTTACAAAAGCAGGAAGGGAGGTTCTTAAGCATTAATAAATTACCTGCCTTACTGTTAGCCGGATTATTCTTCATTGTACTGATCAATGTAGTTTTTAAAGCCGATGCAGATAACCTACAATGGGTTAAAGAATCTATCAGTCTTAAAAATGAGATAACTCCGAATGTTGTCATGATTGATAACATCGGTGTTAATTTAATGACCCGCTATCTGCTGCCTTTTGAGGCAATATCTGTTTTATTATTGATGGCATTGGTTGGGGCGGCCCACCTGTCGCGCAAGGAGGGCAAGGTATGA
- the nuoK gene encoding NADH-quinone oxidoreductase subunit NuoK, producing the protein MISLTDFLIVSVALFCIGLYMIVTKRNAIQILIGIELILNAAILNLVAFGKYDKANNSGQIFALFAIVLAAATTAVALAIILNVYRRYKTIDPNDINKLRD; encoded by the coding sequence ATGATATCACTAACCGATTTTCTGATAGTAAGCGTGGCGCTCTTTTGTATCGGTTTGTACATGATTGTAACAAAACGCAACGCCATACAAATACTGATAGGCATTGAACTGATATTGAATGCTGCCATTTTAAACCTGGTGGCCTTTGGAAAATACGATAAGGCAAACAACAGCGGACAAATCTTTGCACTGTTTGCCATTGTACTGGCCGCGGCCACAACAGCTGTAGCACTGGCCATTATACTGAATGTTTACAGGAGGTATAAAACCATTGATCCGAATGATATTAATAAGCTCAGGGATTGA